In Stenotrophomonas sp. 169, one DNA window encodes the following:
- a CDS encoding TonB-dependent receptor plug domain-containing protein: MSRTHRSQLIAKSPCHALHGRRPRRGRLAFALCTLLAPAAYAAEETGVGAAPSQGSNARLLDKVSVLGSQIAGGGAQAALPVVAVDREQIDATGATNGNELFRSLPQFGDVAVTEKGTTNAGRNSNVARGDVGSINLRNLGSKYTLLLINGRRTVQHPISNSGDDTTYNANAIPTFGLERVNLLLDGAASIYGSDAVAGVVDLVTPSNLQNGGGIKVNYGKVADGHREDISLDGYFGSDFAEGRGNISVLYGVSKRTAQRNSDAWFTATDGRRPLGDGTSVPDPNGTSGFSTRTPWGHFDTYAGSRRTGSWHVDPASGSLVSGAVPTRYHYDSAAEPGITSAPSINKGNVFASGRFDATDNLQLFGELGYYRATSESWVSSESGFGGDGFLLHIRPDAYWVPDTLRGADAIRLLNYQFADSGIRRVKVDNDQSRVLLGVRGWTDGGWNWETALLYSRARSTDTQQGGLTDAFIAAVNRTDAGAYNPFSGGDPASIRLGDATPYDTSAFIGEATREGTTELALWDFKINRSDLLTWYAGDIGLAAGVEYRYESREDDRDENIDGSRPYTDWYTGTVAASNFFTHSPRPDVRGSRNVTSALIELAVPLISPAQGIPLVQSLDLQIAGRWEDYSDAGKVAKPKLAAAWKVNGSLLLRGSVSGGFRAPGLELVNSPPTYGFGFNNDAIRCHALITKGAQPDYSACLNAYSSGSSVKPSVSAVTSYGDDVKPETTRQSSWGAVFEPQFLPDALGAISLSVDAWRVQVENPINTLGEELLYDAYLRVVEGSSNPNVVRAAVTAEDTALFAGSGLAPAGVVTHVYNRYQNRRPLTASGVDYNVTWRLSETAWGNFAFLLSVSQLKEYTQQKPAEVQQVAAAIANGQLNIIAPDLGAANEVGINGAKPEWRASATLIWNLQDWTVRLRDDYIDSVTAGAYADRTPFVVDSTQRWALSVKKEFNRGRLKGTAVEVGARNLFNEEPPLNATGSYLSALHETYGRYVHLGISKNW; the protein is encoded by the coding sequence ATGAGTCGCACCCACCGTTCGCAGCTGATCGCGAAAAGCCCGTGCCATGCCCTGCACGGCCGCCGTCCTCGTCGCGGTCGGCTGGCCTTTGCCCTGTGCACCCTGCTTGCGCCGGCAGCGTATGCCGCCGAAGAAACGGGTGTAGGGGCTGCGCCGTCGCAGGGCTCGAATGCCCGGTTGTTGGACAAGGTGTCGGTGCTGGGCTCGCAGATCGCCGGGGGTGGCGCGCAGGCCGCGCTGCCGGTGGTCGCGGTGGACCGGGAACAGATCGATGCCACTGGGGCGACCAACGGCAACGAGTTGTTCCGCAGCCTGCCGCAGTTCGGGGATGTCGCCGTCACCGAGAAGGGCACGACCAACGCAGGACGAAACTCCAATGTCGCGCGCGGCGACGTGGGTTCCATCAACCTGCGCAACCTGGGCTCCAAGTACACGCTGCTGCTGATCAACGGCCGGCGCACGGTGCAGCACCCGATCAGCAACAGCGGCGACGACACGACCTACAACGCCAATGCCATTCCCACCTTCGGCCTGGAGCGGGTCAACCTGCTGCTGGATGGCGCGGCGTCCATCTACGGTTCCGATGCCGTGGCAGGCGTGGTCGACCTGGTGACGCCGAGCAACCTGCAGAATGGCGGTGGCATCAAGGTGAACTACGGCAAGGTGGCTGATGGCCATCGCGAAGACATCTCGCTGGACGGCTACTTCGGCAGTGATTTCGCGGAAGGGCGCGGCAACATCTCGGTCTTGTATGGCGTCTCCAAGCGGACCGCGCAGCGCAATTCGGACGCATGGTTCACTGCCACCGATGGCCGCCGTCCCCTCGGCGATGGCACCAGCGTGCCGGATCCGAACGGTACCTCGGGCTTCAGCACGCGAACGCCATGGGGTCATTTCGACACCTATGCCGGCAGCCGGCGCACAGGCAGCTGGCACGTCGATCCCGCCAGCGGTTCGCTGGTGTCCGGCGCGGTACCGACGCGCTATCACTATGATTCCGCGGCCGAGCCGGGCATCACTTCGGCACCGTCCATCAACAAGGGAAATGTCTTCGCCAGTGGACGCTTCGATGCCACCGATAACCTGCAGCTGTTCGGGGAACTGGGTTACTACCGGGCCACCTCCGAATCCTGGGTGAGCAGCGAGTCGGGCTTCGGCGGTGACGGCTTCCTGCTGCATATCCGCCCGGATGCCTATTGGGTGCCGGACACCTTGCGCGGCGCCGACGCGATCCGGCTGCTCAACTACCAGTTCGCGGATTCGGGTATCCGCCGGGTCAAGGTGGATAACGATCAGTCGCGTGTGCTGCTGGGCGTGCGCGGCTGGACCGACGGCGGCTGGAACTGGGAAACCGCGCTGCTGTATTCGCGTGCACGCAGTACCGACACGCAGCAGGGCGGGCTGACCGATGCTTTCATTGCCGCGGTGAACCGTACCGATGCCGGTGCCTACAACCCCTTCAGTGGCGGCGATCCGGCCAGCATCCGGCTGGGCGATGCCACGCCCTACGACACCTCGGCGTTCATTGGCGAGGCCACCCGTGAAGGCACTACGGAGCTGGCGCTCTGGGATTTCAAGATCAACCGTTCGGACCTGTTGACCTGGTACGCCGGTGACATCGGCCTGGCGGCAGGCGTGGAGTACCGGTATGAAAGCCGTGAGGATGATCGCGACGAAAACATCGATGGCAGCCGTCCCTATACGGACTGGTATACCGGTACGGTGGCAGCCAGCAACTTCTTCACCCATAGCCCCCGGCCCGATGTACGCGGCAGCCGCAACGTAACGTCAGCGCTGATCGAACTCGCCGTGCCGCTGATTTCCCCCGCGCAGGGCATACCGCTGGTCCAGTCACTGGATCTGCAGATTGCGGGCCGCTGGGAGGACTACAGCGATGCCGGCAAGGTGGCCAAGCCGAAGCTGGCCGCCGCGTGGAAGGTAAATGGCAGCCTGTTGCTGCGTGGTTCGGTCAGCGGCGGCTTTCGCGCGCCGGGACTGGAACTGGTGAACTCCCCGCCGACCTACGGCTTCGGCTTCAACAACGATGCCATCCGCTGCCACGCGTTGATCACCAAGGGCGCCCAGCCCGACTACAGCGCCTGCTTGAATGCTTACAGCAGTGGCTCGTCGGTCAAGCCCTCGGTGAGCGCCGTGACCTCCTACGGTGACGACGTGAAGCCGGAAACCACCCGGCAGTCGTCATGGGGCGCGGTGTTCGAGCCGCAGTTCCTGCCGGACGCCCTGGGCGCGATCAGCCTGAGCGTGGATGCCTGGCGGGTGCAGGTAGAGAATCCTATCAATACCCTGGGTGAGGAGCTGTTGTACGACGCCTATCTGCGCGTGGTGGAGGGCAGCAGCAACCCGAATGTGGTGCGTGCGGCCGTCACGGCGGAGGACACCGCGCTGTTTGCAGGCTCGGGTCTTGCGCCTGCGGGCGTGGTGACGCACGTGTACAACCGATATCAGAATCGTCGGCCACTCACCGCGTCGGGCGTGGACTACAACGTTACCTGGCGCCTGAGTGAGACGGCCTGGGGCAACTTCGCCTTCCTGCTCAGTGTCAGCCAGCTCAAGGAATACACCCAGCAGAAACCTGCCGAGGTGCAGCAGGTGGCGGCCGCCATTGCCAATGGTCAGTTGAACATCATCGCGCCAGACCTGGGCGCAGCCAACGAGGTCGGCATCAATGGGGCCAAGCCGGAATGGCGGGCCAGCGCGACATTGATCTGGAACCTGCAGGACTGGACGGTCCGCTTGCGCGACGATTACATCGACAGCGTGACGGCCGGCGCCTATGCCGATCGCACGCCGTTCGTGGTCGATTCCACCCAGCGCTGGGCGTTGTCGGTCAAAAAGGAGTTCAACAGAGGACGCCTGAAGGGGACGGCGGTGGAAGTGGGGGCGCGCAACCTGTTCAACGAAGAGCCGCCGCTGAATGCCACCGGCAGCTACCTGAGCGCGTTGCACGAAACCTACGGACGCTACGTCCACCTCGGCATTTCCAAAAACTGGTGA
- a CDS encoding PepSY domain-containing protein: MTSHSTSAQRGDPGNRDRHRLFWRWHLYAGLFVAPFLVLLAITGAIYLFNDELNDALYPELRFTPAPWQERSPLASMIDAAEASAPGSSATRIDVPTDRQRPAQVYLQRADAESQITFVDPGTGQVLGAMVPSRTLVGFAERLHGSLMLGTLGSYLIELAACWAVVLIVTGLYLGWPRGQGLAWWSGVVPDMRAKGRAFWKSLHAATGLWVSVLVLFLIFTGLPWAAFWGDWVRGGAEAIHAGYPPVYRRYVAPEAPKIGSVFNDVPWTLQHAPMPPAEAAADAAHSHHGSHASPADGAARQWTAAGLERAIAHVRAAGTADPLRVFLPSTQRGALMAYTYPDRPQGQVTYHFDREGELLVRAGFDDYGIVAQAIEMGVQLHMGNYFGRANQAVMLATCIGIVVLCVSGVVMWWRRKPAGRIGAPGTGSRTPLRWWLVIVLATAIVLPLVFLSLLVVWAFDRWIRPRLRLFRWLD; this comes from the coding sequence ATGACCTCACACTCTACTTCCGCACAGCGCGGCGATCCCGGCAACCGGGACCGGCATCGGCTGTTCTGGCGTTGGCATCTGTATGCCGGGCTGTTCGTCGCGCCGTTTCTGGTGTTGCTTGCCATCACCGGTGCGATCTATCTGTTCAACGATGAGTTGAACGATGCCCTCTACCCGGAGCTGCGCTTCACCCCTGCCCCGTGGCAAGAGCGATCACCGCTGGCGAGCATGATCGATGCGGCGGAGGCCTCCGCGCCCGGTAGCAGCGCCACGCGGATCGATGTACCGACTGATCGGCAACGTCCTGCCCAGGTCTATCTGCAGCGCGCCGATGCAGAAAGTCAGATCACCTTCGTCGACCCCGGCACCGGTCAGGTGCTTGGCGCGATGGTGCCGTCCCGGACGCTGGTCGGTTTCGCCGAGCGCCTGCATGGGTCGCTGATGCTGGGCACGCTGGGCAGTTACCTGATCGAGCTGGCCGCGTGTTGGGCGGTGGTGCTTATCGTGACGGGGCTCTATCTGGGCTGGCCGCGTGGACAAGGGCTTGCCTGGTGGTCGGGCGTTGTCCCGGATATGCGCGCCAAGGGGCGGGCATTCTGGAAGTCGCTACATGCTGCCACGGGCCTGTGGGTGTCAGTGCTGGTGCTGTTCCTGATCTTCACCGGCCTGCCATGGGCCGCGTTCTGGGGCGACTGGGTGCGCGGTGGCGCGGAGGCCATCCATGCGGGTTACCCGCCGGTTTATCGCCGCTACGTGGCACCGGAGGCACCGAAGATCGGCAGTGTGTTCAACGACGTGCCGTGGACGTTGCAGCACGCGCCGATGCCGCCTGCCGAGGCGGCGGCCGACGCAGCGCATTCGCATCACGGAAGCCACGCGTCCCCGGCGGACGGTGCGGCGCGTCAGTGGACCGCAGCAGGTTTGGAGCGCGCGATAGCGCATGTGCGCGCTGCAGGCACGGCAGACCCGCTGCGGGTATTCCTGCCGAGCACGCAGCGCGGTGCGTTGATGGCCTACACCTACCCCGACAGGCCCCAGGGCCAGGTCACCTACCACTTCGACAGAGAGGGCGAACTGCTGGTGCGGGCGGGCTTCGATGATTACGGCATCGTGGCCCAGGCCATCGAAATGGGCGTGCAGCTGCACATGGGCAACTATTTCGGGCGTGCCAATCAGGCGGTCATGCTGGCCACGTGCATCGGCATCGTCGTGCTGTGTGTGTCGGGTGTGGTGATGTGGTGGCGGCGCAAGCCGGCTGGCCGCATCGGCGCACCGGGAACAGGCAGCCGCACGCCGCTTCGCTGGTGGCTCGTCATCGTCCTCGCGACCGCCATCGTGCTGCCGCTGGTGTTTCTGTCGCTGCTGGTGGTCTGGGCGTTTGATCGCTGGATCAGGCCGCGGTTACGCCTGTTCCGTTGGCTGGATTGA
- a CDS encoding DUF1684 domain-containing protein, producing the protein MKTHTLASVLVITLLAGACSPHDTPAPETSAAATAALDFKSEHAEWVQERTAELGKPDGWASLIGLHWIEAGTQSVGSAEGNAIRLAIAPGHLARLEPRADGLYFTPVDGAQVTADGKPVQGEIRLDPEGKGGGTTLTYDDGKGQITAIKRGKRLALRVRHADAPARLHFGGLDFFPAEESWRVQARFVPHPPGRTLPIVNVLGEVADNPNPGYVVFEKEGRQWKLEALGDPAKSLNLMFQDQTTSRQTYGVGRYLRTDAVAADGTVTLDFNRAYNPPCAYTDFATCPLPPPENRLAQQDDNRQLVRLAVVAGEKKYALALH; encoded by the coding sequence ATGAAGACGCACACGCTAGCCTCTGTCCTTGTCATCACCCTGCTGGCGGGGGCATGCAGCCCGCATGACACGCCTGCGCCGGAGACGTCAGCAGCCGCGACGGCCGCGCTGGATTTCAAGAGCGAACACGCCGAGTGGGTGCAGGAACGTACCGCGGAACTGGGTAAGCCCGATGGCTGGGCCAGCCTGATTGGGCTGCATTGGATCGAGGCCGGAACGCAGAGTGTGGGCAGTGCTGAAGGCAACGCCATCCGCCTGGCCATCGCACCGGGCCACTTGGCCCGGTTGGAGCCGCGGGCCGATGGCCTGTACTTCACGCCGGTGGACGGGGCGCAGGTCACCGCCGATGGCAAGCCGGTGCAGGGGGAGATACGGCTGGATCCAGAAGGGAAGGGCGGTGGCACCACGCTGACCTATGACGACGGCAAGGGACAGATCACCGCGATCAAGCGCGGGAAGCGGCTGGCACTACGGGTGCGCCATGCCGATGCGCCGGCGCGCCTGCACTTCGGTGGCCTGGACTTCTTCCCGGCCGAGGAAAGCTGGCGTGTGCAGGCGCGTTTCGTGCCACACCCGCCGGGCAGGACGCTGCCGATCGTGAACGTGCTCGGCGAGGTCGCCGATAACCCGAATCCAGGCTACGTCGTGTTCGAGAAAGAAGGGCGGCAGTGGAAACTGGAAGCCTTGGGAGACCCGGCGAAGAGCTTGAACCTGATGTTCCAGGACCAGACCACCAGCCGGCAGACCTACGGGGTGGGTCGCTACCTGCGCACCGATGCGGTCGCGGCAGACGGCACGGTCACGCTGGATTTCAATCGCGCGTACAACCCGCCGTGTGCCTACACGGACTTCGCAACCTGCCCGTTGCCACCGCCTGAGAACCGTTTGGCGCAGCAGGACGACAACCGGCAGCTGGTGCGGCTGGCGGTCGTGGCAGGCGAGAAGAAATACGCCTTGGCACTGCACTGA
- a CDS encoding MFS transporter — protein MTSPTSTTPAAGPAPLPIAALLALAMTGFICIVTETLPAGLLPLMSDGLGITPALAGQTVTAYALGSVIAAIPLTIATQQWRRRNVLLLTIVGFLVFNSITAVSNDYALTLVARFFAGAAAGLAWSLLAGYARRMVQPDQQGRAMAIAMVGTPIALSLGVPLGTWMGGLLGWRTAFAAMSALTVVLIVWVLVKVPDYPGQSAAQRVPLRRVLTTPGVRPVLATVMAWMLAHNILYTYVAPFAANAGLAERVDVLLLVFGVSALIGIGVAAKRVERHLRSTVLVSLATFFVICVTLAFLQQLQPVVYVCVAIWGLTFGGAATLLQTALADSAGEGADVALSLNVVAWNLVIAGGGVMGGVLLDQWGAQTFPAAMAFLLAVGFCIVWRARHHGFAAGARAAVAGH, from the coding sequence GTGACTTCCCCCACCTCCACCACACCTGCTGCGGGCCCTGCGCCGCTGCCCATCGCTGCGCTGTTGGCGCTGGCCATGACCGGCTTCATCTGCATCGTCACCGAAACCCTGCCGGCGGGGCTGCTGCCGCTGATGTCCGATGGGCTGGGCATTACGCCCGCCTTGGCAGGACAGACGGTCACCGCCTACGCACTGGGATCGGTGATTGCCGCCATTCCGCTGACCATCGCGACCCAGCAGTGGCGGCGACGCAACGTCCTGCTGCTCACCATCGTCGGCTTCCTTGTATTCAATTCGATCACCGCAGTGTCCAACGACTATGCACTGACCCTGGTGGCCCGCTTCTTTGCTGGCGCCGCAGCAGGCCTGGCGTGGAGCCTGCTGGCCGGCTATGCCCGACGCATGGTGCAGCCCGACCAACAGGGCAGGGCGATGGCCATCGCCATGGTAGGCACACCGATTGCGCTGTCGCTCGGCGTGCCGCTGGGCACGTGGATGGGCGGCCTGCTGGGTTGGCGCACTGCGTTCGCTGCCATGTCGGCGCTGACCGTCGTGTTGATCGTCTGGGTGCTGGTCAAGGTGCCGGACTACCCGGGCCAGTCAGCCGCCCAGCGCGTCCCGCTGCGCAGGGTGCTCACCACGCCGGGCGTGCGTCCGGTGCTGGCGACCGTCATGGCATGGATGCTGGCGCACAACATCCTGTACACCTACGTGGCCCCGTTCGCGGCCAACGCCGGGCTCGCCGAACGCGTGGACGTGCTGCTGCTGGTCTTCGGTGTTTCGGCACTGATCGGCATCGGCGTGGCAGCCAAGCGGGTCGAGCGACACCTCCGGAGCACCGTGCTGGTGTCGTTGGCCACGTTCTTCGTGATCTGCGTGACCCTGGCGTTCCTGCAGCAGCTGCAGCCGGTGGTGTATGTCTGCGTGGCGATCTGGGGCCTGACGTTCGGCGGTGCCGCCACACTGCTGCAGACGGCGTTGGCCGACAGTGCGGGCGAGGGCGCCGACGTGGCGCTGTCACTCAACGTCGTCGCCTGGAACCTGGTCATCGCCGGTGGCGGTGTCATGGGCGGGGTGCTGCTGGACCAGTGGGGGGCGCAGACCTTCCCGGCGGCGATGGCGTTCCTGCTGGCCGTTGGCTTCTGCATCGTCTGGCGCGCGCGACATCACGGATTTGCGGCTGGCGCACGCGCGGCGGTGGCCGGGCACTAG
- a CDS encoding TetR/AcrR family transcriptional regulator yields MAQMGRPRSFDRDAAVDQALHLFWQQGYESTSLSQLKAAIGGGISAPSFYAAFGSKEALFQECAERYLSTYAQVTHCLWDTTLAPKQAVERALRQSARMQCERGHPKGCMVTLAVMSAPTPELASVTAPLTRSRAHTRAGIRACVERGIAAGEFGADADAASLTCVFDSFLQGLSPLARDGVSLKVMDAAISRLMCVWSAPAA; encoded by the coding sequence ATGGCACAGATGGGCCGACCACGCAGTTTCGACCGTGACGCCGCGGTGGATCAGGCGCTGCACCTGTTCTGGCAGCAGGGCTACGAATCCACCTCACTGTCCCAGCTCAAGGCAGCCATCGGCGGCGGGATCAGTGCGCCGAGTTTCTACGCGGCGTTTGGATCCAAGGAGGCGCTGTTTCAGGAATGCGCTGAGCGCTATCTGTCGACCTATGCGCAGGTGACCCACTGTCTATGGGACACCACGCTTGCACCAAAACAGGCGGTGGAGCGTGCGTTGCGCCAGTCGGCCAGGATGCAGTGCGAACGCGGCCACCCGAAGGGCTGCATGGTGACGCTGGCTGTCATGAGCGCGCCCACGCCCGAACTTGCGTCGGTGACCGCGCCGCTGACCCGGTCACGCGCCCACACGCGGGCTGGCATCCGTGCCTGCGTGGAGCGCGGGATCGCGGCGGGTGAGTTCGGAGCGGACGCCGATGCTGCGTCGCTGACCTGCGTCTTCGACAGTTTCCTGCAGGGCCTCTCTCCCCTCGCCCGTGATGGGGTGAGTCTCAAGGTCATGGATGCCGCCATCAGCCGGCTGATGTGCGTGTGGAGCGCCCCGGCCGCGTAA
- a CDS encoding serine hydrolase produces the protein MSILLRLFPLTVLLLAASAACAAPPMAVAEDWPAGDPAGHGFDPARLVALDAAINSGQAPDTTSVLVIHQGALIHEAYFNGADRETLHNTRSLTKSVTALLVGAAIDRGFIDGVSAPVLGYFPDRTPAHPGPFKDAITLEDLLTMSAAWECDDNNSFSAGNEERMYVSADWTGFTLDLPERGYAPWNLRPADSPHGRAFAYCTANSFLLGAIVERAAHMPLAQFAADALERPLGIRTSVWQRASEGVGMGGGGTQYRSRDLAKLGQLMLDGGRWKGRQVISADWIEAMTQVRAQTPFDAEYGYQMWRFTFKDGARLLHAWTMSGNGGNAVFVVPEKALVMVVTRTRYNQRGMHEQTRALLQDFVLTAPQ, from the coding sequence ATGTCGATCCTGCTTCGCCTGTTTCCTCTCACCGTCCTGCTGCTCGCCGCCAGCGCCGCATGCGCTGCTCCTCCCATGGCCGTGGCGGAGGATTGGCCCGCCGGTGACCCGGCAGGTCACGGCTTCGATCCTGCGCGACTCGTCGCGCTCGATGCGGCGATCAACAGCGGCCAAGCGCCTGACACCACCAGCGTGCTGGTGATCCATCAGGGCGCATTGATCCACGAGGCGTACTTCAACGGCGCTGACCGGGAGACGCTGCACAACACCCGCTCGTTGACCAAGAGCGTCACCGCACTGCTGGTGGGGGCGGCCATCGACCGCGGCTTTATCGACGGGGTGAGCGCTCCGGTGCTGGGCTACTTCCCGGACAGGACGCCCGCGCACCCTGGCCCCTTCAAGGACGCCATCACCCTCGAAGACCTGCTGACGATGAGTGCGGCGTGGGAGTGCGATGACAACAACAGCTTCTCGGCCGGGAACGAAGAACGCATGTACGTCAGTGCTGACTGGACCGGGTTCACGCTGGACCTGCCCGAGCGCGGCTACGCGCCGTGGAATCTGCGCCCGGCGGACAGCCCGCACGGTCGCGCCTTCGCTTACTGCACGGCCAACTCTTTCCTGTTGGGCGCGATCGTCGAACGCGCGGCCCATATGCCTCTGGCACAGTTCGCGGCCGACGCGCTGGAACGGCCCTTGGGCATCCGGACGTCGGTGTGGCAGCGTGCTTCAGAAGGCGTCGGCATGGGCGGCGGCGGCACCCAGTACCGCAGCCGTGACCTCGCCAAGTTGGGGCAGTTGATGCTGGACGGCGGTCGCTGGAAGGGTAGGCAGGTGATCTCTGCCGATTGGATCGAGGCCATGACCCAGGTGCGTGCGCAGACTCCGTTCGACGCAGAGTACGGTTACCAGATGTGGCGCTTCACCTTCAAGGACGGCGCACGGCTGCTGCACGCGTGGACGATGTCCGGCAATGGCGGTAACGCGGTATTCGTGGTGCCCGAGAAAGCGCTGGTGATGGTGGTGACCCGCACCCGCTACAACCAGCGCGGCATGCATGAGCAGACCCGGGCGCTGCTGCAGGATTTCGTCCTCACCGCGCCGCAGTAG
- a CDS encoding winged helix-turn-helix domain-containing protein: MAEAAGTLPLHYCLDDLRIDVARQRVVREGGQVVDVAGLSFRLLHYLITQGTRVVGFDDLIANVWAPAHVNEETVTQRVRLLRQALGDDGRQARYLRSVRGQGYQLCSEPVPDASADTQLTPPPRRTPMIIGAAALLVLALSGLAWWQWPAAVGAGASPLLERAEYYAAIGQRDNNERALALYRQRLQEVPDDMPAQLGVSRALAARACLYNGNRNDVQQALTLAQAVVVRSPERSAAYATLGYAHDCLGEVDAALAAYEHAAQLDPDDDASRASAAYLYARKGRLHDALASNLAVRHPERVRFWPVQVASNLELLGYTAAAEARYRRSFQLYPDNVFSNSAWPVFLYGQGRTAEAQATLDEAMARGTEHAALYLLATELALQRRDQPAARSAALQARALKSHASLPGTVAWITGATPVPAVTVLRQQSAALQAGLAQGADPLDGVEAALLAELAGDRQAALQALNAAVASGYRDAAYLRVSPLFSALRTDPEFAAVLKSVQAHVATERARVIASGILPEDARQPTAAR; encoded by the coding sequence ATGGCTGAGGCCGCCGGCACCCTGCCCCTGCACTACTGCCTTGATGACCTGCGCATCGATGTGGCGCGGCAGCGCGTGGTCCGTGAGGGGGGCCAGGTCGTGGACGTGGCCGGGCTCAGCTTTCGCCTGCTGCATTACCTGATCACCCAAGGCACCCGGGTCGTCGGTTTCGATGACCTGATCGCCAACGTGTGGGCGCCCGCGCACGTCAACGAAGAGACGGTGACCCAGCGCGTCCGCCTGCTGCGCCAGGCACTGGGCGACGACGGGCGTCAGGCGCGTTATCTGCGCTCCGTGCGCGGTCAGGGCTATCAGTTGTGCAGCGAGCCGGTGCCGGATGCATCGGCGGACACGCAGCTCACGCCTCCGCCGCGCCGTACGCCGATGATCATCGGAGCCGCCGCGCTGCTGGTCCTCGCGCTGTCTGGACTTGCGTGGTGGCAATGGCCGGCCGCCGTGGGCGCTGGCGCATCGCCGCTGCTGGAGCGTGCGGAGTATTACGCGGCCATCGGTCAGCGCGACAACAACGAACGCGCCCTGGCGCTGTATCGCCAGCGCTTGCAGGAGGTGCCGGATGATATGCCGGCTCAGCTCGGTGTTTCCCGCGCCCTCGCCGCGCGTGCGTGCCTGTACAACGGCAACCGCAACGATGTGCAGCAGGCGTTGACGCTGGCGCAGGCTGTGGTGGTGCGCAGCCCGGAGCGGTCTGCGGCCTATGCGACGTTGGGCTATGCGCATGATTGCCTTGGCGAGGTCGACGCCGCGCTGGCCGCGTATGAGCACGCGGCGCAGCTGGACCCCGACGACGACGCAAGCCGCGCCTCGGCCGCGTATCTGTATGCCCGCAAGGGGCGCCTGCATGATGCGCTTGCTTCAAACCTCGCCGTGCGTCATCCGGAACGTGTGCGCTTCTGGCCGGTGCAGGTGGCCTCGAACCTGGAGCTGCTGGGCTACACCGCGGCGGCCGAGGCGCGTTACCGGCGCAGCTTCCAGCTGTATCCGGACAATGTTTTTTCGAACAGTGCCTGGCCCGTCTTTCTGTATGGACAAGGCCGCACCGCGGAGGCACAGGCAACGCTGGATGAGGCCATGGCACGCGGCACCGAGCACGCCGCGCTGTATCTGCTGGCGACGGAGCTGGCGTTGCAGCGCCGTGACCAGCCCGCTGCCCGCAGTGCTGCCCTGCAGGCACGGGCCTTAAAGTCTCACGCCAGCCTGCCCGGCACTGTCGCCTGGATCACCGGCGCAACCCCGGTGCCCGCTGTAACCGTGCTGCGTCAGCAGTCCGCCGCGTTGCAGGCCGGGCTTGCGCAGGGTGCCGACCCCTTGGACGGGGTGGAAGCGGCCCTGCTCGCCGAGCTGGCGGGCGACCGGCAGGCCGCCCTGCAAGCGCTCAACGCTGCTGTTGCCAGCGGTTACCGTGATGCTGCGTATCTGCGGGTGTCACCGCTGTTCAGCGCGTTGCGTACCGACCCCGAATTCGCCGCGGTGCTGAAGTCGGTGCAGGCCCACGTGGCGACCGAACGGGCGCGCGTCATCGCATCGGGCATCCTTCCCGAAGACGCACGGCAGCCTACTGCGGCGCGGTGA